The Panicum hallii strain FIL2 chromosome 9, PHallii_v3.1, whole genome shotgun sequence genome has a window encoding:
- the LOC112876947 gene encoding protein TIFY 11c-like, translated as MAAAEQQQQAANKAAGGSRFAVTCGLLRQYMKEQGGNGALRLAPAVAMGLVPGADAAEGTEERKAVLELFPQQAGTLKDEQQRKRKEPADERAPLTIFYGGKMVVFDDFPAEKAEELMQLAGSSNAAAPGQNALAQPSLTDMPIARKASLKRFMEKRKNRLTAGDPYPAAANESSKPAVKDEGAPWLSVNSALSLS; from the exons ATGGCCGCcgccgagcagcagcagcaggccgcCAACAAGGCCGCCGGCGGCAGCAGGTTCGCGGTGACGTGCGGCCTGCTGAGGCAGTACATGAAGGAGCAGGGCGGGAACGGCGCCTTGCGCCTCGCGCCGGCCGTGGCCATGGGCCTCGTGCCGGGAGCCGACGCGGCCGAGGGGACGGAGGAGAGGAAGGCCGTGCTGGAGCTCTTCCCGCAGCAGGCTGGCACGCTGAAAGACGAGCAGCAGAG GAAGAGGAAGGAGCCTGCTGATGAGAGGGCGCCGCTCACCATCTTCTACGGCGGCAAGATGGTGGTGTTCGACGACTTCCCCGCCGAGAAGGCCGAGGAGCTCATGCAGCTCGCCGGCTCCAGCAACGCGGCGGCGCCTGGCCAGAATGCGCTGGCACAGCCCAGCCTCACAG ACATGCCCATCGCCAGGAAGGCCTCGCTCAAGAGGTTcatggagaagaggaagaacAGGCTCACCGCGGGAGATCCGTATCCGGCGGCGGCAAACGAGTCGAGCAAGCCTGCAGTGAAAGACGAAGGGGCGCCGTGGCTCAGCGTGAACTCCGCGCTCAGCCTGAGCTGA
- the LOC112877071 gene encoding protein TIFY 11a-like: MAAAPADTMTRRFAVACGVLSQYVRAGGALAMVPPLFLAPAPAAQQEGANGAAQQLTIFYGGRVVVLDACPPEKAAELIRLAAAAQGAPAPGEAPPLVDMPLVRKASLRRFLAKRKDRSSSTSCAPYDRHHDEEPDQQPAAKKGKVAPTREDAAAASSSSSWLALGSLDAMHGL, translated from the coding sequence ATGGCGGCCGCGCCGGCGGACACCATGACCCGCCGCTTCGCGGTCGCGTGCGGCGTGCTCAGCCAGTACgtcagggccggcggcgcgctcgCGATGGTGCCGCCCTTGTTCCTGGCGCCGGCCCCAGCCGCTCAGCAGGAGGGCGCCAACGGCGCGGCGCAGCAGCTGACCATCTTCTACGGCGGGAGGGTGGTGGTGCTGGACGCCTGCCCGCCCGAGAAGGCGGCCGAGCTGATCCGCCTCGCCGCGGCCGCGCAGGGCGCGCCGGCccccggcgaggcgccgccgctcgTGGACATGCCCCTCGTCAGGAAGGCCTCGCTGCGGCGCTTCCTCGCCAAGCGCAAGGACCGGTCCTCCTCCACCAGCTGCGCGCCCTACGACCGCCACCACGACGAGGAGCCGGACCAGCAGCCGGCCGCGAAGAAGGGCAAGGTGGCGCCGACGCGCGaggatgctgctgctgcctcttcctcctcttcctggcTCGCGCTGGGCAGCCTGGATGCCATGCACGGGCTCTGA
- the LOC112875958 gene encoding uncharacterized protein LOC112875958 → MASLTPGILLKVLKNINSDVKVCGEYRSILLQVISIVPAITGSELWPDHGFFIKVSDSSHSTYVSLSKEDNELILSNKLQLGQFIYVEKVQSSIPVPVLVGVRPVPGRNPCIGNPKDLMQMSTPSGVMEALDHQRNTSKSADLSESEKENLQRKVVIKEQKSVVASRYMLGVSSNNGKITNLNSSIDSDKSYGGSSICESNQKSVAPKVRQEAKPQERPNTTSPSHAKLVHTKQEINKETRKNSGTSPSPNGAAVVKKQMPKESKKESATERRSPPKLYRSSTTPASTSPPKLSLSAKQNGNSGPVPSVSSVKRRVTETISWDSLPTSLIKSGKAVVRRKNIALVVAAEAQREAAAAAYLVKGLGIFAEIRESSEVDPHAAITKFFQLHRLMVQQSAVWKAYSPEPGKESRAEKEKPSRKVSASQNKAAPYNTAKNSDDAQAGEKVEWAREDGFREICRSWVALKKESQSWFLSFLEDALESGFEFEDQTKTTRERVRGQSKGADGRIAARLSQLKETSNWLDQLQDEADGLVETIEQLKQKVYKCLLGTVETAASALEGR, encoded by the exons ATGGCATCTCTTACTCCAGGGATATTATTAAAGGTTCTCAAAAATATTAACTCTGATGTGAAAGTATGTGGAGAATACCGGTCCATTCTTCTCCAAGTTATTAGCATAGTCCCTGCAATTACTGGTTCGGAACTTTGGCCAGACCATGGTTTCTTCATCAAAGTTTCAGATTCGTCACACTCAACCTACGTTTCTTTGTCTAAGGAGGACAACGAACTCATCTTGTCAAACAAACTACAACTTGGACAGTTTATATATGTTGAGAAGGTTCAGTCAAGTATTCCTGTTCCAGTTCTTGTTGGGGTCCGACCAGTTCCCGGAAGGAACCCTTGTATTGGAAACCCAAAGGATCTGATGCAAATGTCAACTCCCTCTGGGGTTATGGAAGCACTGGATCATCAAAGAAATACTTCCAAGTCAGCTGATCTGTCTGAAAGTGAAAAAGAAAATTTGCAGAGGAAGGTAGTTATCAAAGAGCAGAAGTCGGTTGTTGCTTCCCGTTACATGCTTGGGGTATCAAGCAACAATGGCAAAATTACCAATCTGAACTCCAGCATTGATAGTGACAAAAGTTATGGAGGAAGTAGCATATGTGAATCAAATCAAAAGTCTGTTGCCCCAAAAGTCAGACAAGAGGCAAAACCTCAG GAACGGCCAAATACTACATCTCCTAGTCATGCTAAGTTGGTGCACACAAAGCAAGAAATTAACAAGGAAACACGCAAGAATAGTGGCACTTCACCTAGTCCAAATGGTGCTGCTGTAGTGAAGAAGCAAATGCCAAAGGAGAGCAAAAAGGAATCTGCAACTGAAAGAAGATCACCGCCAAAGCTTTATAGGAGCTCAACAACGCCAGCTAGCACTTCACCACCAAAGCTCAGTTTGTCAGCAAAGCAGAATGGAAATTCTGGTCCAGTCCCTTCCGTATCTAGTGTTAAACGAAGGGTTACTGAAACTATTTCCTGGGACTCCCTCCCAACAAGCCTAATCAAGTCTGGAaag GCTGTTGTCAGGAGGAAGAATATTGCTCTTGTAGTAGCAGCTGAGGCTCAAAGGGAGGCTGCTGCAGCTGCATATCTTGTAAAAGGCCTTGG AATTTTCGCTGAGATAAGGGAATCTTCTGAAGTGGATCCACATGCTGCAATCACCAAGTTTTTTCAGCTACACCGGCTTATGGTTCAGCAAAGTGCTGTCTGGAAAGCTTACTCCCCAGAGCCTGGCAAAGAATCTCGGGCAGAGAAGGAAAAACCGTCAAGGAAAGTTTCTGCATCTCAGAACAAAGCTGCTCCATACAACACAGCAAAGAATTCCGACGATGCTCAGGCAGGTGAAAAGGTGGAATGGGCCCGAGAGGATGGCTTCAGGGAGATCTGCAGGTCATGGGTTGCTCTGAAAAAGGAATCGCAGTCTTGGTTCCTTAGCTTCTTGGAGGATGCTCTTGAGTCAGGATTCGAGTTCGAGGATCAAACCAAGACCACCCGGGAACGCGTGCGGGGACAATCCAAGGGTGCGGATGGGAGGATCGCGGCCCGGCTGTCGCAGCTCAAGGAAACAAGCAACTGGCTCGACCAGTTGCAGGACGAGGCGGATGGTTTGGTCGAAACCATTGAGCAGCTGAAGCAGAAGGTCTACAAGTGCCTACTTGGAACGGTTGAAACCGCGGCATCAGCGCTCGAAGGAAGGTAG